CGTTGTACTGGTTGGCGGGTTTGAGGCCGTGGTAGCGCTTGTCCCAGGCGGCTTCGTAGGTGTCGTCGAAGACGATGAACTCCAGCTCGGTCCCGACGAAGGCGGCGAGCCCGCGCTCGGCGAGGCGGTCGAGCTGCCGGCGCAGGATCTGGCGCGGCGACACGGAGACCGGGCCGCCCTGCACGCGCTCGACGTCGGCCAGGACCAGTGCGGTGCCCTCGTGCCAGGGGATCTCGCGCAGGGTTTCGAGGTCGGGGCGCAGCACGAAGTCGCCGTAGCCGCTGTCCCAGGAGGAGAGCGCGTAGCCGTCGACGGTGTTCATGTCGACGTCCACGGCCAGCAGGTAGTTGCACGCCTCGGTGGCGTGCCCGACGACCTCGTCGAGGAAGTACTCCGCCGAGCAGCGCTTGCCCTGGAGCCTGCCCTGCATGTCCGTGATCGCGACGAGCACGGTGTGGATCGTGCCCGCGTCCACGCGCGCCCGGAGCTCGTCGAGCGTGAGCATGCCTCGTCTACGTGCCATCAGCCGCCCCAAAGGTTTGATGCGAATCCTTTGCGGGTCCTTCCTACCCGGTGACGCCCGGCTGGTCAACCGGAACAAAGGTATTTTCCTGATCCATTGGATTACGGGTCGGTATGCGCCCTTTGCCCGGCTGAGAAGAGTCTGTGAATTCGGCGCGGCGGGAGGAATCCGGGGTACTCCCACGTTGAACGGGGCAGGAGAGGTGAGATCGATGACCACAGCATTCACGCAGACCACGATCGGACGGCAGCAGGCGCGGCCCCAGCTGCCCACTCTGCCGACCGGCTGGCCGATCGGTTCGTACGAGTCCTACGAGCAGGCACAGCGCGCGGTCGACCACCTCGCGGGCGCGGAGTTCCCCGTCACCGACGTCACGATCGTGGGTGTCGAGCCGATGCTCGTCGAGCGCATCGCGGGCAAGATGACCTGGGGCAAGGTGCTCGGCAGCGCGGCGACGTCCGGCGCGATGTTCGGTGTGTTCCTCGGGCTGGTGCTCAGCCTGCTGAACCCGGGTGCGGGCCTGGTCCCGATCGTGATCGGCCTCGTCGCCGGTCTCGGGTTCAACCTGCTGTTCGGCGCACTCGGCTACGCGGCCAACCGCAACAAGCGCGGGTTCATCTCGCAGAGCCAGCTGGTGGCGCGCCGCTACGACGTGCTGTCCCAGCCCCGCAACGCCGAGAAGGGCCGCGCGCTGCTGGCGGACCTCGCGGCCCGCAGCGCGTGGAGCCACTGACCGCCGAAGCGCCCCGGTAAGCCCTGAAGGCCACCATCACCCCGATGGTGGCCTTCATCGCGTCCGGGCCCAGCGCCCCAATGTGGCGTTCGGTGCGTCCCACGCACCCAATGTGGCGTTCGGTGCGTGAGACGCAACCAACGCCACATTGGGGCGCTCGTGCCGGGTCGTCCGGAAGTGTCGGTGCCCGCCGGTAGTGTGGAAAACGGGGGCCGCTCAGGTCCCCGAGGAGACCGTCGGGGCGTCCGGGATCTCTTCCGGGTCCGCCAGGTCCGCGGGCCGCCCCGCCCGCAGCAGCTCGCCCCACCGCGCCCGGTCGTACCGCGCCGGCGGCGTCTCCGCCAGGAACTCGCGCAGGATCTCCAGGAACCGCTTCGGGTCGGACCGGTGCGGGAAGTGCCCCGCGCCCTCGAACAGCACCAGCCGGCTGCCCGGCATCGCCCGGTGCGCGCGCAAGGCGTGGCCGCTCGGCACGACCCGGTCGTCGGTCCCCCACACCAGCAGCGTCGGGATCCCCTCGGTCAGGTAACAGCGGTCCAGCATGTTGACCACCTGCCCGCGCCAGTCGACGACCGAGCGCAGGGTGCGCAGGAACGCCGAGCGCGTGCTCGGCTCCAGCAGCCGGACGTAGCGGGCGATCACGTAGTCGAGGTCCGGCCCCAGCCCGAGGCCTTCGGAAACCCGCAGCAGCTCGGCGAACCCGCGCAGCACCGTCAGGGCCGGCCGCGTCCCCAGCAGCGGCAGCACCAGTCCCGCGCCCGGCGCCGCGGCCAGCCGCAGCAACGGGTGGACGCTCGCCCCGACCCCGCCCGAGCCGACCAGCACCAGCCGCTCACAGCGTTCCGGGAACTGGTACGCGAACTGCATCGCGACGCCACCGCCCAGCGAATGCCCGACCACGGTGACCCGGTCGACGTCGAGGGCCGTCAACAGGTCCCGCATGCCGCACGCGTATGCGGCGACCGAGTAGTCCGCGCGCGGTTTGGCCGACGCGCCGTGGCCGAGCAGGTCGGGCGCGATCACCGTGTGGTCGGCCGCCAGTGAGGCCAGCAGGTCCAGCCACGTCGCCGAGTCGTCGCCGATGCCGTGCAGGAACAGCAGGGCCGGCCCCTGCCCCGCCATCCGGTAGGCGCGCTCGTACCCGTGGATGACCCGTGTGCGCGGGGCGAAGGTGTCCGCCCCGACCTCGGTGAGTGGCACCCGCCCAGCTCAGCACGCCCGCGTTCGCGGGACGTTTCGCGCACGTTGGCATCGGGTGAACGCCGGAAGCGGCCCCGACCTCCGCTCCCGGCGTTCGTCCCCCCGTTACTTCGTCGGCGTCGGCGTGGCCGGCGCGGACGAAGACGTCGGTGCGCTCTGCGAGGTCGGCGTCGTGGGCGGCGCCGTCACCTTCGGGATCGCCGCGCTGAACGGCACCCCGGCGTCTTCGCGGCAGGACGAGCGGTACCCGTTGTAGCCGTTGTAGTTGCCCTGGTCGTCGGTGACGCCCTGCTCGATCTTCGGGCGCGGGAACCGGTTGTCCTCGCCGATCTTCTCTTTGGTCCCGCTGGAGCGCTCGCAGCCGTAGCGGGTCAGCGTGAGCGGCCGGCCCTGTTCGTCGTAGAGGTAGAACTCGGTCAGCGGCTTGCCGTCGGCGTCGAAGGCGTAGACGTTCTCGATCTCGTTGCTGCCGTAGGTCAGCTGGTCGTTGCCGTACCGGTCGGACGACGACGGGTAGTACGACGGCGAGCTCGAGTAGGAGTTCCGGTGCGAGATCAGGTCCACCGCGGCACCGAACCCGCCCAGGATGCCGCCGATGACGAACGCCGAGATCGGCACGGCGA
This genomic window from Amycolatopsis mongoliensis contains:
- a CDS encoding general stress protein; protein product: MTTAFTQTTIGRQQARPQLPTLPTGWPIGSYESYEQAQRAVDHLAGAEFPVTDVTIVGVEPMLVERIAGKMTWGKVLGSAATSGAMFGVFLGLVLSLLNPGAGLVPIVIGLVAGLGFNLLFGALGYAANRNKRGFISQSQLVARRYDVLSQPRNAEKGRALLADLAARSAWSH
- a CDS encoding alpha/beta fold hydrolase, which produces MAGQGPALLFLHGIGDDSATWLDLLASLAADHTVIAPDLLGHGASAKPRADYSVAAYACGMRDLLTALDVDRVTVVGHSLGGGVAMQFAYQFPERCERLVLVGSGGVGASVHPLLRLAAAPGAGLVLPLLGTRPALTVLRGFAELLRVSEGLGLGPDLDYVIARYVRLLEPSTRSAFLRTLRSVVDWRGQVVNMLDRCYLTEGIPTLLVWGTDDRVVPSGHALRAHRAMPGSRLVLFEGAGHFPHRSDPKRFLEILREFLAETPPARYDRARWGELLRAGRPADLADPEEIPDAPTVSSGT